The Synechocystis sp. PCC 7509 genome includes a window with the following:
- a CDS encoding ATP-binding protein: protein MMKAELLKRFFKAIASSDVVAIDKLTYLVIQEERKKGHTLLAEQLENITKSNQQDNFTNRSQPTSLIPKQLQTFSELPTSKRSLLPLVTIIQRENLRHHMVLPENIEKRFRRIEREYAARDRLAHYGLRYRQKILLYGSPGCGKTLGAERLAWNTGLPLIKVRFDAMVSSYLGETASNLRLVFEDAAKYPCLLFLDECDSIAKSRQDNQEVGEIKRVVNTFLQILDEYEPSSGLLVAATNLNKSLDTALWRRFDDLIEVPKPGAKELEIILKDTLSAVEIGAINWLAIVKQMEGFSAAQVVRVAQDAAKRAILEREDLVIQEHLEEAIKESKVSWN, encoded by the coding sequence ATGATGAAAGCAGAGCTTCTCAAAAGATTTTTTAAAGCGATCGCCAGTTCAGATGTAGTGGCGATCGACAAATTGACGTACTTAGTAATTCAGGAGGAGCGGAAAAAAGGACATACGCTTCTAGCCGAACAGTTAGAAAACATTACCAAGAGCAACCAGCAAGATAATTTTACTAATCGTAGCCAGCCTACTTCCCTGATCCCAAAACAATTACAAACTTTTAGCGAACTACCAACTAGCAAGCGAAGTCTTTTGCCTCTAGTTACTATTATACAAAGAGAAAATCTACGGCATCATATGGTATTGCCGGAAAATATTGAAAAACGTTTCCGCCGCATTGAACGTGAGTATGCGGCAAGAGACAGACTTGCTCACTACGGGCTTCGTTATCGGCAAAAGATCCTATTATACGGTTCCCCAGGTTGTGGAAAGACATTAGGAGCCGAGCGTTTAGCCTGGAATACAGGTTTACCACTAATTAAAGTACGGTTTGATGCTATGGTTTCGTCTTATTTAGGAGAAACAGCTAGCAATTTGAGGCTTGTGTTTGAGGATGCAGCAAAATACCCCTGTTTATTGTTTCTTGATGAATGTGACTCTATTGCCAAGTCCCGCCAGGATAATCAAGAAGTAGGAGAGATCAAGCGAGTAGTGAATACATTTCTGCAAATTTTGGATGAATATGAACCATCGTCAGGTCTTCTGGTAGCTGCTACCAATCTCAATAAGTCTCTAGATACTGCACTCTGGCGACGATTTGATGACTTGATTGAAGTACCAAAACCAGGAGCAAAAGAGTTAGAAATTATCCTAAAAGATACATTATCTGCTGTTGAAATAGGTGCTATCAATTGGTTAGCGATCGTCAAGCAGATGGAAGGTTTTTCTGCGGCTCAAGTTGTGCGGGTTGCACAAGATGCAGCTAAAAGAGCAATTCTTGAACGAGAAGATTTGGTTATTCAGGAACATTTAGAAGAAGCGATTAAAGAAAGTAAAGTGTCCTGGAATTAA
- a CDS encoding ABC transporter permease, producing MNWWQRLKKNPLARFGAILLLIFYISVFAADFVAPYDPYDAQANGSLLPPTQIYWNDEAGFGPHVYPTTQGKTDLETGDRKLIVDRQKPAWLRLFVTGAPYQMFKFSLPLPPTFQEVEIFGGIPGNLHLFGTSGDAKFNLLGTDEQGRDQFTRLLHGGRISLSIGLLGIAITFPLGMIVGGISGYFGGWTDSIIMRLVEVLMTIPSLYLLVALAAVLPPGLSSSEKFILIVLITSFIAWAGLARVIRGQVLSIKEREFVQAAKAMGGDSFYIIIRHVLPQTASYIIISATLAVPSFIVAESVLSLIGLGIQQPDPSWGNMLSLATNASILVLQPWLVWPPALLIILTVLAFNLLGDGLRDALDPRSIRR from the coding sequence ATGAATTGGTGGCAACGACTGAAAAAAAATCCTTTAGCCCGATTTGGGGCAATATTGCTGTTAATTTTCTATATATCAGTATTTGCGGCGGATTTTGTTGCACCTTACGATCCTTACGATGCTCAAGCAAATGGCTCTTTATTACCGCCTACTCAAATTTATTGGAATGATGAGGCGGGTTTTGGCCCTCATGTTTATCCTACAACTCAGGGTAAGACAGATTTAGAAACAGGCGATCGCAAATTAATTGTAGATCGTCAAAAACCTGCCTGGTTGCGGCTATTTGTCACTGGTGCGCCCTATCAAATGTTTAAGTTCAGTCTGCCTTTACCTCCTACTTTTCAAGAAGTAGAAATATTTGGCGGTATTCCTGGAAATCTGCACTTATTTGGGACATCGGGAGACGCAAAGTTTAATCTCTTGGGTACAGATGAACAAGGGCGCGATCAATTTACGCGATTATTGCATGGTGGGCGAATTAGTCTCAGTATCGGCTTACTAGGGATTGCGATTACTTTCCCTTTGGGTATGATTGTGGGCGGTATTTCTGGCTACTTTGGCGGCTGGACAGATAGTATTATTATGCGCTTGGTAGAAGTGCTGATGACTATTCCCAGTTTGTACCTTTTAGTTGCTTTAGCGGCGGTTTTGCCCCCAGGATTGAGTAGTAGCGAAAAATTTATTTTAATTGTCTTAATTACTTCTTTTATTGCCTGGGCGGGTTTGGCAAGGGTAATTCGCGGACAAGTGCTATCAATTAAAGAGCGCGAATTTGTCCAAGCAGCTAAAGCTATGGGTGGCGATTCGTTTTACATTATTATCCGCCACGTTTTGCCCCAAACTGCTAGTTATATTATTATCTCTGCAACTCTTGCCGTGCCGAGCTTTATTGTGGCAGAATCGGTACTTAGTTTGATTGGTTTGGGCATTCAGCAACCCGATCCTTCTTGGGGTAATATGCTGTCGCTGGCAACTAATGCCTCAATTTTGGTGCTGCAACCTTGGTTAGTTTGGCCCCCAGCATTATTAATTATTCTTACGGTATTGGCGTTTAATTTGCTCGGTGATGGGTTGCGCGATGCTTTAGATCCCCGGAGTATTCGGCGATAG
- a CDS encoding o-succinylbenzoate synthase yields MEWITFEFGIYAWLMYQFAFQPYQRPFKQPLQTSHGKWEVREGIILSLTDNLGKTHQGEIAPISWFGSETVNQALNYCRQLPPEITTETIYTIPDSLPACQFGFESALALNNQNSHHLTYSGLLSAGKAALQQWGKLWEQGYRTFKWKIGVYPIVEELEIFAAFTQIPKPVKLRLDANGGLTYDEANLWLQKSDSSKLVEFIEQPLGLEQFEQMQTLSNLYNTAIALDESVATFNQLQACYQRGWRGIFVIKPSIVGYPSRLRQFCQTYPIDAVFSSAFETEIGRNSALNLAVELANPHRAVGFGIDNFLSPNTPGI; encoded by the coding sequence TTGGAGTGGATTACTTTTGAGTTTGGGATTTATGCTTGGTTAATGTACCAATTTGCTTTTCAGCCTTATCAACGCCCCTTTAAACAACCTTTGCAAACAAGTCATGGCAAATGGGAAGTTAGGGAAGGAATAATTTTAAGTCTTACAGATAACTTAGGTAAAACCCATCAGGGAGAAATTGCCCCGATTAGCTGGTTTGGATCTGAAACTGTAAACCAAGCCCTTAATTATTGTCGTCAATTACCACCAGAAATTACCACAGAAACTATTTACACAATTCCTGATTCGCTCCCAGCTTGTCAGTTTGGCTTTGAGTCAGCTTTGGCGCTTAACAATCAAAATTCCCACCATTTAACCTACAGTGGCTTGCTAAGTGCCGGAAAAGCGGCATTACAACAATGGGGTAAGCTTTGGGAACAAGGTTATCGTACTTTTAAATGGAAAATTGGAGTTTACCCCATTGTTGAGGAATTAGAAATTTTTGCCGCCTTTACCCAAATTCCAAAACCTGTAAAATTGCGCTTAGATGCTAATGGCGGTTTGACTTACGACGAAGCTAATCTATGGTTGCAAAAAAGTGACAGTAGTAAATTAGTTGAATTTATCGAACAACCGCTAGGATTAGAACAGTTTGAGCAGATGCAGACATTGAGTAATTTATATAATACTGCGATCGCCCTTGATGAATCGGTGGCTACTTTTAATCAACTCCAAGCTTGTTATCAAAGGGGATGGCGAGGGATTTTTGTCATCAAACCTAGTATTGTTGGTTATCCTTCTCGCTTGCGTCAGTTTTGCCAAACTTACCCCATTGACGCTGTTTTCTCTTCCGCCTTTGAAACAGAAATTGGTAGAAACTCCGCCCTAAATTTAGCTGTTGAATTAGCTAATCCTCACCGCGCGGTAGGCTTTGGGATTGATAACTTTCTATCGCCGAATACTCCGGGGATCTAA
- the menA gene encoding 2-carboxy-1,4-naphthoquinone phytyltransferase, with product MTTELISYPKPNLWMAAIKPPMYSVAIIPIWVGTAVAFAETKVFVGWHFATFLMSAILIVAWINLSNDVFDSETGIDKNKAHSLVNLTGNKQLIFWLGNLFLGVGLLGIGAIAFWQKDVTIIGLIMLCCGLGYTYQGPPFRLGYQGLGEIICFICFGPLAVAAAYYSQAQSLSMTSLSASVVVGVATSLILFCSHFHQITDDLAAGKKSPIVRLGTLKAANLLPWLGGSIYLLTTMLAIVGNFPIWTLLIWLSCPFAIKLVQHVQKNHDRPDIVSNCKFIAVALHFWSGLLLSLGFMLG from the coding sequence ATGACTACTGAATTAATTTCTTATCCAAAGCCTAATTTATGGATGGCAGCAATTAAGCCGCCGATGTATAGTGTAGCTATTATTCCTATTTGGGTAGGGACGGCGGTAGCTTTTGCCGAAACGAAAGTATTTGTTGGATGGCATTTTGCTACTTTTTTAATGTCAGCAATTTTGATTGTTGCTTGGATAAATCTTAGCAACGATGTGTTTGACTCTGAAACAGGAATCGATAAAAATAAAGCTCATTCCCTGGTAAATTTAACCGGAAACAAACAGCTAATATTTTGGTTGGGTAATTTGTTTTTAGGTGTGGGATTATTAGGAATAGGTGCGATCGCATTTTGGCAAAAAGACGTAACAATTATTGGCTTAATTATGTTGTGTTGCGGATTAGGATACACCTATCAAGGGCCACCTTTTCGCTTAGGATATCAAGGTTTAGGGGAAATTATTTGTTTTATTTGTTTTGGCCCCTTAGCTGTCGCCGCCGCTTACTACAGCCAAGCGCAAAGCCTTTCTATGACTAGCTTATCAGCTTCAGTTGTAGTAGGAGTTGCCACAAGTTTAATTTTATTTTGCTCTCACTTCCACCAAATAACCGACGACTTAGCCGCCGGAAAAAAATCGCCAATTGTACGTTTAGGTACTTTAAAAGCTGCTAATTTGTTACCTTGGCTGGGTGGAAGCATTTATTTACTAACAACGATGTTAGCAATTGTGGGAAACTTCCCAATTTGGACATTACTTATTTGGTTAAGTTGCCCTTTTGCAATTAAGTTAGTTCAGCACGTCCAAAAAAATCACGATCGCCCAGATATAGTTAGTAATTGTAAGTTTATTGCTGTAGCCTTACATTTTTGGAGTGGATTACTTTTGAGTTTGGGATTTATGCTTGGTTAA
- a CDS encoding isochorismate synthase, translated as MPVLPCITSFALDYKKLYQFLLACQQKCLLNSCQQFVSIPVAIEQVDPLVIFENIAQVQQLNFYFEHKGKQEATAAIDAIAQLHLHGKNRFNKVQEFIKSCQAKTVIFSNLNNIALPPRFFCSFSFFDDNEANYPFPAATVFLPRWQITKNSDFCTLVANVAIDAKTNLELLLDDLKTNIQNILSLDDQLNKYHLPGKLIKKDVSNVKRFKQTILSALESIHKKKLDKIVLAQTLDVLSGKDFSLYNSLNNLRQIHPNCYVFSTSNGKGQNFIGASPERLISIRDRQLVIDALAGSAPRGKTAVEDADLANLLLNSDKEKREHKVVIDFITQHLQALGIEANILPPSLRQLCNIQHLWTPIEAKIPVNVHPLEIVAQLHPTPAVAGVSRDLACAEIRRYEDFERGLYAAPLGWVDYQGNSEFIVGIRSALIDGDRARLYAGAGIVKGSDPDKELAEIQLKLQALLKALV; from the coding sequence ATGCCAGTTCTACCTTGTATTACCAGTTTTGCTTTAGATTACAAAAAACTCTATCAATTTCTCTTAGCTTGCCAGCAAAAATGTTTGCTCAATAGTTGCCAGCAATTCGTTAGCATACCTGTGGCAATTGAACAAGTAGATCCATTAGTTATTTTTGAAAATATTGCCCAAGTTCAGCAACTAAACTTTTATTTTGAACATAAAGGCAAACAAGAAGCAACGGCGGCGATAGATGCGATCGCACAATTACATTTGCATGGTAAAAATAGATTTAATAAAGTTCAAGAGTTTATCAAATCTTGTCAGGCAAAGACAGTAATTTTTAGCAATCTTAATAATATTGCTTTACCGCCGCGTTTTTTCTGTAGTTTTAGTTTTTTTGACGACAACGAGGCAAATTATCCTTTTCCCGCCGCTACAGTGTTTTTACCGCGCTGGCAAATTACAAAAAATAGTGACTTCTGTACATTGGTTGCTAATGTAGCAATTGATGCCAAGACAAACTTAGAACTACTACTAGACGACTTAAAAACCAATATTCAAAATATTCTCAGCTTGGACGATCAATTAAATAAATATCACCTACCAGGCAAGTTAATCAAAAAAGATGTCTCGAATGTCAAGAGATTCAAACAAACCATCTTATCGGCGCTGGAGTCTATCCACAAAAAAAAGCTAGACAAAATTGTTTTGGCTCAAACCTTAGATGTATTATCGGGTAAAGACTTCAGCTTATATAACTCTTTAAATAATTTGCGGCAAATTCACCCAAATTGTTATGTATTTTCCACCAGCAATGGCAAAGGACAAAACTTTATCGGTGCAAGTCCAGAGCGTTTAATCAGTATACGCGATCGCCAATTAGTTATTGATGCTTTAGCAGGAAGCGCCCCCAGAGGAAAAACCGCCGTTGAAGACGCAGACTTAGCAAACTTATTACTAAACAGCGACAAAGAAAAACGCGAACACAAAGTAGTTATAGACTTTATCACCCAACACTTACAGGCGCTAGGAATAGAAGCAAATATATTACCCCCCAGCTTGCGCCAACTATGCAATATTCAACACTTGTGGACACCAATAGAGGCAAAAATTCCCGTTAATGTGCATCCTTTAGAAATTGTGGCACAATTGCACCCTACCCCTGCCGTTGCAGGAGTTTCTAGAGATTTAGCTTGCGCGGAAATTCGACGCTATGAAGATTTTGAACGGGGATTATACGCCGCACCTTTAGGATGGGTAGATTACCAAGGAAATAGCGAATTTATTGTTGGTATTCGTTCGGCTTTAATAGATGGCGATCGCGCTAGACTGTACGCAGGAGCAGGAATTGTCAAAGGTTCTGACCCCGATAAGGAATTAGCCGAAATTCAACTAAAACTCCAAGCATTACTTAAAGCTTTAGTCTAA
- a CDS encoding glutamate-5-semialdehyde dehydrogenase → MDNSLIKVASICRHHAQNLATLTSEEKDRAINAIALALESAKAEIIAANGIDCQNAVSAGIPKPLYNRLKLDEAKLNDAIAGVRDVANLSDPVGAIQIHRQLDDNLILKRVTCPLGVLGVIFEARPDAAIQISTLAIKSGNGVILKGGQEAIHSCQAILTAIHTGLAQTNISPEVVQLLTTREETLELLKLDRYVDLIIPRGSNSFVRFVQNNTHIPVLGHAEGICHLYVDKAADVAKAVEIAIDAKTQYPAACNAIETLLVHTDIAAEFLPVIAKALQQRFVELRGDERTCKIIDVGFANDTDWETEYSDLVLSIKVVDSLTDAIAHINYYGSGHTDAIATEDPTTANIFLSQVNSAGVYHNCSTRFADGFRYGFGAEVGISTQKLPPRGPVGLEGLVTYKYQLVGNGQIAATYTGVDAKAFNHQDLD, encoded by the coding sequence ATGGATAATTCTTTAATTAAAGTCGCCTCTATTTGTCGCCATCATGCCCAAAATCTTGCCACGCTTACCAGTGAGGAGAAAGATCGGGCAATAAATGCGATCGCACTTGCTTTAGAATCAGCAAAAGCCGAAATTATCGCCGCTAATGGGATTGATTGCCAAAACGCCGTCAGTGCAGGCATTCCCAAACCTTTATACAACCGCCTAAAATTAGACGAAGCCAAGCTAAACGATGCAATTGCCGGAGTTAGAGATGTAGCTAATTTAAGCGATCCTGTAGGTGCAATCCAAATTCACCGTCAATTAGATGACAATTTAATCCTCAAGCGCGTTACTTGTCCATTAGGGGTTTTAGGGGTTATTTTTGAAGCTAGACCCGACGCGGCTATTCAAATTTCTACTTTAGCGATTAAGTCAGGAAATGGCGTAATCCTCAAAGGTGGACAAGAGGCGATTCATTCTTGTCAAGCAATCTTAACAGCAATTCATACAGGACTAGCGCAAACAAACATTAGCCCCGAAGTTGTCCAGTTACTTACAACTAGAGAGGAAACTTTAGAACTCTTAAAGTTAGATAGGTATGTAGATTTAATTATCCCTAGAGGCTCTAACTCTTTTGTCCGCTTTGTGCAAAATAACACGCATATTCCCGTATTAGGTCACGCTGAAGGAATCTGTCATCTGTACGTGGATAAGGCGGCGGATGTGGCGAAAGCTGTAGAAATTGCTATTGATGCCAAAACCCAATATCCCGCCGCTTGCAATGCGATTGAAACTTTGCTTGTTCATACTGATATTGCAGCAGAATTTCTCCCCGTTATCGCCAAGGCTTTACAACAGCGCTTTGTAGAATTAAGGGGCGATGAACGTACTTGTAAAATTATTGATGTAGGCTTCGCTAATGATACCGACTGGGAGACAGAATACAGCGATTTAGTTTTATCAATTAAAGTAGTTGATTCTTTAACCGATGCGATCGCCCATATTAATTATTATGGCTCAGGACATACCGATGCGATCGCAACCGAAGATCCCACCACTGCAAATATTTTCCTATCTCAAGTTAACAGCGCTGGGGTTTATCACAACTGTTCTACGCGCTTTGCTGACGGCTTCCGCTATGGTTTTGGGGCTGAAGTGGGAATTAGTACCCAAAAGCTGCCTCCGCGCGGCCCAGTGGGCTTAGAAGGGTTAGTTACTTACAAGTATCAGCTTGTGGGAAATGGACAAATTGCCGCGACTTACACCGGGGTTGATGCTAAAGCTTTTAACCATCAAGATTTAGACTAA
- a CDS encoding DUF2141 domain-containing protein, translating to MNKFNVFFLATLSSLIPFSAQAQPTAKLTVVIDGLRHQTGQVCLRIYSNEQGFPGSAKGMVQSGCTKITGNSATKDFYGLKPGNYAVSLYADKNSDSKLNTNFLGIPSEGFGISNNPKVKTRAPKFKEASFNLSQNKTILITMQYLFK from the coding sequence ATGAATAAATTTAATGTATTTTTCCTAGCCACCTTATCTAGCCTCATCCCTTTTTCAGCACAGGCGCAACCTACAGCAAAGCTAACAGTTGTAATAGATGGATTAAGACATCAAACAGGGCAAGTTTGCTTAAGAATTTACTCAAACGAGCAAGGATTTCCGGGAAGTGCTAAAGGTATGGTGCAAAGCGGCTGTACTAAAATTACTGGAAACTCGGCAACGAAAGACTTTTACGGATTAAAACCCGGTAATTATGCCGTTTCTTTGTATGCAGACAAAAATAGCGACAGTAAGCTAAATACCAACTTTTTAGGTATTCCATCGGAAGGTTTTGGGATTTCTAATAATCCTAAAGTAAAAACTCGCGCTCCCAAGTTTAAAGAAGCAAGCTTTAATCTTAGCCAAAATAAAACTATCCTGATCACGATGCAATATTTATTTAAGTAG